Proteins encoded within one genomic window of Setaria italica strain Yugu1 chromosome IV, Setaria_italica_v2.0, whole genome shotgun sequence:
- the LOC101759878 gene encoding uncharacterized protein LOC101759878 yields the protein MESSPAKQEIRDESAAAAAAGGGGGVVLGAQRQLIDLGLVVRRRLQSAALFLFWGFMGALGALRQLIELEVLNLLQAAVLFLFRACSGGVGALRQLIEPEDRRVQAAAFFLAFGGCTVLNGTALNRSVNPEHLFAGFFMFNIGAAMAILTLASGGAGRAADRMERFLRGFF from the coding sequence ATGGAGTCCTCGCCCGCGAAGCAAGAGATCCGCGACGAATCCGCCGCTGCTGCGGCCGCCGGGGGCGGAGGGGGAGTCGTCCTCGGCGCCCAGCGGCAGCTAATCGACCTCGGGCTcgtcgtgcgccgccgcctccagtcCGCGGCCTTATTCCTGTTCTGGGGATTCATGGGGGCCCTCGGCGCCCTGCGCCAGCTGATCGAGCTCGAGGTTCTCAACCTCCTCCAGGCCGCGGTCTTGTTCCTCTTTCGGGCATGCTCGGGAGGCGTCGGCGCCCTGCGGCAGCTGATCGAGCCCGAGGACCGTCGCGTCCAGGCCGCGGCCTTCTTCCTCGCCTTCGGAGGCTGCACGGTGCTCAACGGCACGGCGCTGAACCGATCCGTCAATCCAGAGCACTTATTCGCGGGGTTCTTTATGTTCAACATCGGCGCGGCAATGGCGATTCTCACGCTCGCCAGCGGTGGCGCCGGGAGGGCAGCGGATCGAATGGAGAGGTTTCTCAGGGGCTTCTTCTAG